Proteins from one Xenorhabdus griffiniae genomic window:
- a CDS encoding YqjK-like family protein, translated as MNKSGYHQRSLRKQQLLKEIQQQRQLLATYSQNWLDVTQPYDKGWQTLMAFKPYIAIGSGLALLYGLRHPRQLHRWSRRIINIFGIIKIVRNTLYKN; from the coding sequence ATGAATAAATCGGGGTATCACCAACGGAGTTTGCGCAAGCAGCAGCTATTAAAAGAGATCCAGCAACAACGACAGTTACTAGCGACTTATAGCCAAAACTGGCTTGACGTGACACAGCCCTATGATAAAGGCTGGCAAACCCTCATGGCTTTCAAGCCTTATATCGCCATTGGATCTGGCCTTGCCCTGCTTTATGGACTCCGCCATCCCAGGCAGCTTCATCGCTGGTCACGTCGTATCATCAACATCTTCGGGATTATAAAAATCGTACGAAATACACTATACAAAAATTAA
- a CDS encoding DoxX family protein: MKKFEDSGLLVARILISVLFIIAGYGKLGDAYAGTQQFMEAMKVPGILLPLTILLELGGGLAVMFGLLTRTTAVFTFIFCILTALLFHSDFSNDLNLTMFLKNVSISAGYLLLAMMGPGRFSIDHVMKKNW, translated from the coding sequence ATGAAAAAATTTGAAGATAGTGGCCTGTTGGTTGCCCGTATTTTAATATCCGTTCTTTTCATTATCGCAGGATATGGAAAACTAGGTGATGCCTATGCAGGAACGCAGCAATTTATGGAAGCCATGAAAGTGCCAGGAATTCTATTGCCACTGACCATCTTACTTGAACTGGGGGGCGGACTTGCTGTGATGTTCGGCCTGTTGACCCGCACCACGGCGGTGTTTACATTTATTTTCTGTATTCTGACCGCGCTCCTGTTCCATAGCGATTTTTCAAATGACCTGAACCTGACTATGTTCCTGAAAAACGTCTCCATCAGCGCAGGCTACCTGCTACTGGCTATGATGGGACCAGGAAGATTCAGTATTGACCATGTAATGAAGAAAAATTGGTAA
- a CDS encoding LysR family transcriptional regulator, which yields MGKERALTLESLRVMDAIDRRGSFAAAADELGRVPSALSYTMQKLEDELDVVLFDRSGHRTKFTNVGRMLLERGRLLLEAADKLAADAEALARGWETHLTIVCEALFPIASLFPLVDKLAAKSNTQLSLMTEVLAGAWERLETGYADIVIAPDLHFRASAEVNSRVLYSVNNVYVASADHPIHHEPEPLSDATRVKYRGIAVADTARERPVLTVKLLDKQPRLTVSSLEDKRRALLAGLGVATMPYPMVEQDIAEGHLRVIGSEYSHETTIIMAWRRDSMGEAKSWCLREIPKLFAKQ from the coding sequence ATGGGTAAAGAACGTGCGCTTACTTTGGAATCCCTGCGGGTAATGGATGCGATAGACCGACGGGGAAGTTTTGCTGCGGCAGCGGATGAGTTGGGTCGGGTGCCTTCTGCGTTGAGTTACACTATGCAGAAATTGGAAGATGAATTGGATGTTGTGCTGTTTGATCGCTCTGGCCACCGCACAAAATTTACCAATGTTGGCCGGATGCTACTGGAACGAGGACGGTTACTACTTGAAGCTGCAGATAAATTGGCCGCAGATGCAGAAGCGCTCGCCCGTGGTTGGGAAACCCACCTGACTATTGTGTGTGAAGCGTTGTTCCCAATAGCATCGTTGTTTCCTCTTGTGGATAAATTGGCGGCTAAATCGAATACGCAACTCTCGCTAATGACGGAAGTATTAGCAGGCGCTTGGGAACGTCTGGAAACAGGATATGCTGATATTGTGATTGCACCTGATCTGCATTTCAGGGCGTCAGCCGAAGTGAATTCGCGGGTGCTTTATTCTGTTAACAATGTCTATGTTGCCAGTGCAGATCATCCTATTCATCATGAACCCGAACCCTTGTCTGATGCTACACGGGTGAAATATCGTGGAATAGCTGTCGCTGATACGGCAAGAGAACGTCCGGTGTTGACGGTTAAATTATTGGATAAACAACCGCGCTTGACCGTGAGTTCACTGGAAGATAAACGTCGGGCACTTTTGGCTGGGTTAGGCGTGGCAACCATGCCATACCCTATGGTGGAACAAGATATTGCCGAAGGTCATTTACGGGTTATTGGTTCGGAATACAGCCATGAAACCACCATTATCATGGCATGGCGGCGTGATAGCATGGGCGAAGCCAAATCCTGGTGCTTGCGTGAAATCCCTAAATTATTTGCAAAGCAATAA
- a CDS encoding pirin family protein: protein MITMRTANQCGKADYGWLQARYTFSFGHYFDPKFLNYRTLRVLNQEVLAPKAEFQPKSYPHVDVLNIILQGEAQYRDSEGNSFHARQGDCLLFSARQGIRYSEHNTSDTRSLTRLQLWLNACPQQEARPLQHITLPNKPLTLLASPTSENHSMHLRQQVWISYLVLKPHDSQILALRGKHAYLQSISGNAITHGNQSRDVKINCGDGVFIQEEQEVLLQAETPFRGLLIDLAD from the coding sequence ATGATAACAATGAGAACAGCAAATCAATGCGGAAAAGCCGATTATGGCTGGTTACAGGCTCGCTATACTTTTTCATTTGGTCACTATTTTGACCCAAAATTTTTGAACTATAGGACATTGCGTGTTCTTAATCAGGAAGTTTTGGCACCGAAAGCCGAGTTCCAACCCAAATCTTACCCACATGTTGATGTCCTGAATATTATCCTGCAAGGAGAAGCCCAATATCGAGACAGTGAAGGCAATAGCTTCCATGCACGCCAGGGAGATTGTTTGTTATTTTCGGCGCGTCAAGGGATCCGTTACAGTGAACACAATACCAGTGACACACGCTCATTGACACGACTGCAACTCTGGCTCAATGCCTGCCCTCAGCAAGAAGCACGGCCATTACAGCATATAACTTTGCCAAACAAACCACTGACCTTACTGGCCTCTCCTACGTCAGAAAATCACAGTATGCATCTGCGCCAACAAGTATGGATAAGCTATCTCGTACTTAAACCTCATGACAGCCAAATTTTGGCTTTACGTGGCAAACATGCTTACCTGCAATCCATCAGTGGCAATGCAATAACTCACGGCAACCAAAGCAGGGATGTAAAGATTAACTGTGGGGATGGTGTATTTATTCAGGAAGAGCAGGAGGTGTTGTTACAAGCGGAGACGCCATTTCGGGGCCTGCTGATTGATTTAGCTGATTGA